Proteins encoded by one window of Arachis ipaensis cultivar K30076 chromosome B04, Araip1.1, whole genome shotgun sequence:
- the LOC107637414 gene encoding F-box/kelch-repeat protein At3g06240-like, with protein sequence MEEKKQKSINEILPVELIQRILLRIPVKHLGRLKCVSKLWYSLISDPDFAESHLHLSLAPTHACLKYSTEAYVIHLEEVFNGDNYEVKEVSFPFEKKPPSGFGVVGSCRGFVLFCRRPNLFVVWNPVTGFSQRISCSCIVHDSKGRSVKFPGDSNLYGFGHDASRDDYLVVVGWLDGGNCQHLYCFSLTTNSWINIDVALLKPLGSIWCRSRGLFLNGSIHWLFSSLEGEGLLIFDLKERSFSKISLPEQLIRRRNHRFVILGGCLAFYSHDYFEHKTDIWVMKEYKVQSSWTLYAIPGLNFDPLCLSNGSDIIGVDPLPASIPVGSLKLVKYNIREELLQHFTCPPRLQHYAYYYGSCTYTKSLLVLPSNSKHKDKKKNVI encoded by the coding sequence ATGGAGGAGAAGAAGCAGAAGAGCATCAATGAAATCCTCCCTGTAGAGCTGATTCAGAGAATCCTACTGAGGATTCCGGTCAAACATCTTGGCCGCCTCAAGTGCGTTTCGAAACTTTGGTACTCTCTCATTTCCGATCCAGACTTTGCGGAATCGCATCTTCACCTCTCTCTCGCACCCACTCATGCGTGCCTAAAATACTCCACGGAAGCTTACGTTATTCACCTAGAAGAAGTATTTAATGGCGACAATTACGAAGTAAAAGAGGTATCTTTCCCTTTCGAGAAGAAGCCACCTTCTGGGTTTGGTGTCGTGGGGTCCTGCAGAGGGTTTGTTCTCTTTTGCCGACGGCCAAATCTTTTTGTAGTATGGAACCCAGTCACTGGATTCAGCCAAAGAATATCTTGCTCTTGTATCGTTCATGATAGTAAGGGGAGGTCCGTTAAGTTTCCTGGTGATTCGAATCTGTATGGATTTGGTCATGACGCGTCACGGGATGATTACTTAGTTGTTGTAGGTTGGCTAGATGGTGGCAACTGCCAACACTTATATTGCTTCTCCTTGACAACCAATTCATGGATTAATATTGATGTTGCACTCCTCAAACCATTGGGTAGTATATGGTGCCGATCTCGTGGGTTGTTCTTGAATGGCTCTATTCATTGGTTGTTTTCCTCTCTTGAAGGTGAAGGTCTTCTTATATTTGATTTGAAGGAAAgaagcttttcaaaaatatctttgcCTGAACAACTCATAAGGCGTCGTAATCACAGATTTGTCATACTAGGAGGGTGCCTAGCCTTCTATTCTCATGACTATTTTGAACATAAAACAGACATATGGGTGATGAAAGAATACAAAGTGCAGTCATCTTGGACTTTGTATGCGATTCCTGGTTTAAATTTTGATCCTCTATGCTTATCCAATGGTAGTGACATTATTGGAGTAGATCCTTTGCCGGCATCTATTCCGGTTGGATCATTAAAGCTTGTCAAATATAATATCAGAGAAGAGCTGCTCCAGCATTTTACATGTCCTCCTCGTCTTCAACACTATGCTTACTACTATGGAAGTTGCACTTATACAAAGAGTCTCTTGGTGCTCCCTAGTAATAGTAAGCATAAGGATAAGAAGAAGAATGTTATTTAA
- the LOC107635557 gene encoding F-box protein CPR30-like — protein MEEKKQKSINDILPLDLIQRILLRIPVKHLGRLKCVSKLWHSLISDPDFAESHLHLSLASTHACIYKKNSTEAYLVHLEEAFNDKNYKVREVSFPFKKPPPSEFRLMGSCRGFVLLHQEPHFFVVWNPLTGFSKRVSYSWLDIVHRTKGRYFRFSGNAMLYGFGYDATLDDYLVVIAWKDSNCQLLDCFSLKTNSWINLDAVVPKPLGLMEWRSRGLFLNGSIHWLSYYLENHHSDGLLVFDLKERSFSKISLPEQLKMRDAATFVILGGCLALCSQDYVGCKTHIWVMKEYKVHSSWTLYVIPCLEFEPICLSNDSDVVAVIYRALKFAKYNIREELLQRFRCPHFRLQAYNWTWCTVYTESLLPFPSNSKHKDKKKKKNAI, from the coding sequence ATGGAGGAGAAGAAGCAGAAGAGCATTAACGACATCCTTCCTCTTGACCTGATTCAAAGAATCTTACTGAGGATTCCGGTCAAACATCTCGGCCGCCTCAAGTGCGTTTCGAAGCTTTGGCACTCTCTCATTTCCGATCCAGACTTTGCCGAATCGCATCTTCACCTCTCTCTTGCATCCACCCATGCGTGCATCTACAAAAAAAACTCCACGGAAGCTTACCTTGTTCATCTTGAAGAAGCATTCAACGACAAAAATTATAAAGTAAGAGAGGTATCTTtccctttcaagaagccgccacCTTCTGAATTTCGTTTGATGGGATCCTGCAGAGGGTTTGTTCTCTTACACCAAGAGCCACACTTTTTTGTAGTATGGAACCCACTCACCGGATTCAGCAAAAGAGTATCTTACTCTTGGTTAGATATTGTTCATCGTACTAAGGGCAGGTACTTTAGATTTTCCGGTAATGCGATGCTGTATGGATTTGGTTACGATGCGACACTGGATGACTACTTAGTTGTTATAGCTTGGAAGGATAGTAACTGCCAACTCTTAGATTGCTTCTCCTTGAAAACCAATTCATGGATTAATCTTGATGCTGTAGTCCCCAAACCATTGGGTCTTATGGAGTGGCGATCTCGTGGGTTGTTCTTGAATGGCTCTATTCATTGGTTGTCTTACTATCTTGAAAACCATCACAGTGATGGTCTTCTTGTATTTGATCTGAAGGAAAGAAGTTTCTCAAAGATATCTTTGCCTGAACAACTCAAAATGCGTGATGCTGCCACATTTGTCATACTAGGAGGGTGCCTAGCCTTGTGTTCTCAGGACTATGTTGGATGTAAAACACACATATGGGTGATGAAAGAATACAAAGTGCACTCATCTTGGACTTTGTATGTGATTCCTTGTTTAGAGTTTGAGCCTATATGCTTATCCAATGATAGTGACGTTGTTGCAGTAATATACAGAGCATTAAAGTTTGCCAAATATAATATCAGAGAAGAGCTGCTCCAACGTTTTAGATGTCCTCATTTTCGACTGCAGGCTTACAACTGGACATGGTGCACTGTATATACAGAGAGTCTCTTGCCGTTCCCTAGTAATAGTAAGCATaaggataagaagaagaagaagaatgctatTTAA